In Paenibacillus sonchi, a single genomic region encodes these proteins:
- the glgD gene encoding glucose-1-phosphate adenylyltransferase subunit GlgD, whose product MKELMGVINLDHELDQLNELTYFRCGAAVPFASRYRLIDFVLSNMMRAELESVGLFVRRKYRSLMDHLGDGKSWDMNRKHGGLFILPPDWNDPTDTSLGDLQHYHNNLDFFKRASAKYIVFSGSQHINTVDLQEVYQYHLEKGADVTLVYKKIEQLQPEHDPCLRLEVDEDRHVTEIHQEKDHPNVYLDIFIMEKKLFLEQVEYCIAHGESYFFRDAIQKNRHKFKIAAYEYTGYHAVINSLESYYKNSLNLLQQDNYFGLFKENPVQTKIKYEAPTRYLDSAEVSNSLVANGCIIAGTVENSVIFRGVQIRKGARIVNSVIMQKCVIEENAVIENVIMDKDVHLSKERILVGDSKRPFVIAKSSKI is encoded by the coding sequence ATGAAAGAACTCATGGGTGTCATCAATCTTGACCATGAACTGGACCAATTAAACGAGCTGACCTATTTCCGCTGCGGTGCAGCTGTGCCTTTTGCCAGCCGGTACCGGCTGATCGACTTCGTTCTCTCCAACATGATGCGTGCCGAGCTGGAAAGCGTAGGGCTGTTTGTCCGCCGAAAATACCGCTCGCTCATGGACCATCTCGGCGACGGCAAGTCGTGGGACATGAACCGCAAGCATGGCGGGTTGTTCATTTTACCGCCCGACTGGAATGATCCGACGGATACTTCCCTGGGTGATTTGCAGCATTATCACAACAATCTCGATTTCTTCAAGCGGGCTTCAGCCAAATATATCGTATTCTCAGGCAGCCAGCACATCAATACTGTAGACCTCCAGGAAGTGTATCAATATCACTTGGAGAAGGGTGCTGACGTCACGCTGGTGTACAAGAAGATTGAACAGCTTCAGCCGGAGCATGACCCGTGCCTGCGGCTTGAGGTCGATGAAGACCGCCATGTGACGGAGATCCATCAGGAGAAGGATCATCCCAATGTGTATCTGGATATTTTTATTATGGAGAAAAAACTGTTCCTGGAGCAGGTCGAATACTGCATTGCCCATGGGGAAAGCTACTTTTTCCGCGATGCCATCCAGAAGAACCGCCACAAGTTCAAAATCGCCGCTTATGAATATACAGGCTATCATGCCGTGATCAATTCGCTGGAGAGCTATTACAAGAACAGTCTGAACCTGCTGCAGCAGGATAATTATTTCGGGCTCTTCAAAGAGAACCCGGTCCAGACGAAGATAAAATATGAAGCCCCTACCCGCTATCTGGACAGCGCCGAGGTCAGCAACTCGCTGGTGGCCAATGGCTGCATCATCGCCGGTACCGTGGAGAACAGCGTGATTTTCCGGGGAGTCCAGATCCGTAAGGGGGCGCGCATCGTCAATTCTGTAATTATGCAGAAATGCGTGATTGAAGAGAATGCCGTGATCGAGAATGTTATTATGGATAAAGATGTGCATCTGAGCAAGGAACGGATACTTGTCGGGGACAGCAAACGTCCATTCGTGATTGCCAAGAGCAGTAAGATCTAA
- a CDS encoding glycogen/starch/alpha-glucan phosphorylase → MFNDKETFKEVFRKTLIGKLGKPLEEASNADIYNILGNMIREDVGKNWAETNQKFKADKDKQVYYFSMEFLIGRLLGNNLLNMGVLEVVRDGLAELGFSLRDVEEEEADAGLGNGGLGRLAACFLDSLASLQYAGHGCGIRYKYGLFEQKIVDGYQVELPDYWLQNDNVWEVRREDKQVEVRFWGHVETDEVNGELVFEHKDYEAVRAVPYDVPIIGADRRHVNTLRNWSAESITQPSRMFGSLAGSDYHKFLEYKRSVESISEFLYPDDSQYEGKLLRLKQQYFLCSAGVQSILRTFSKTGLGIESLPDKVALHINDTHPTLVIPELMRILMDVNGLGWDQAWSMTTRMVSYTNHTILSEALEKWPIGMVRELLPRIFLIIEEINARFCGELMSKYPGDQNRINQMAIIHDDQVRMAHLAIVASHSVNGVAALHTEILQKREMRLFNEMYPHRFNNKTNGITHRRWLLHANPELAGLINESIGTRWVHHPQEMIGLIKYSEDASFQQQVAGIKRRNKQRLAEYIFSKHGIQVDPDSIFDVQVKRLHAYKRQLLNVLHIMHLYNQLKDNPSMDMVPRTFIFGAKAAPSYHLAKRIIKLINTVADVVNKDPEIKGKIRIFFLENYSVSLAEKIIPAADVSEQISTASKEASGTGNMKFMMNGALTIGTMDGANVEMHEMVGDNNMFLFGLRAEQVMDYYQYGGYHARDIYNGDGRVKEVLDQLVTPGPICCNTQEFDTLYQSLIDNNDEFFVLKDFASYVETHVNIDLAYRNQKEWLKKSIINIGHSGKFSSDNTIARYASEIWNISPVQL, encoded by the coding sequence TTGTTCAACGATAAAGAGACTTTTAAAGAAGTGTTCCGCAAGACACTCATCGGAAAACTGGGCAAGCCGCTGGAGGAAGCATCGAACGCCGACATCTACAATATTCTCGGCAACATGATCCGCGAAGATGTGGGGAAGAACTGGGCGGAGACCAACCAGAAGTTCAAGGCCGATAAGGATAAGCAGGTATACTATTTTTCCATGGAGTTTCTAATCGGCAGACTTCTCGGCAATAACCTCCTGAATATGGGCGTGCTTGAGGTTGTGCGTGACGGACTGGCAGAGCTGGGGTTCTCCCTCCGGGACGTGGAAGAGGAGGAAGCAGACGCGGGGCTTGGCAACGGCGGTCTGGGCCGTCTGGCTGCCTGCTTCCTGGATTCACTGGCTTCCCTGCAATATGCAGGGCACGGTTGTGGCATACGTTATAAATACGGCCTCTTCGAGCAGAAAATCGTTGACGGGTATCAGGTGGAGCTGCCCGATTACTGGCTGCAGAATGATAACGTATGGGAAGTAAGACGGGAAGACAAACAGGTGGAGGTGCGGTTCTGGGGGCATGTCGAGACGGACGAAGTGAACGGCGAGCTGGTCTTCGAGCATAAAGACTATGAGGCCGTGCGCGCAGTCCCTTATGATGTCCCGATCATCGGAGCAGACCGCAGACATGTGAACACCCTGCGCAACTGGAGCGCAGAGTCCATCACCCAGCCTTCGCGGATGTTTGGCTCGCTGGCCGGAAGTGACTACCACAAATTTCTGGAATATAAGCGCTCGGTGGAATCGATCTCGGAGTTCCTCTATCCGGATGATTCGCAGTATGAAGGCAAGCTGCTCCGCCTGAAGCAGCAGTACTTCCTGTGCAGCGCCGGGGTGCAGAGCATTCTGCGGACCTTCAGCAAGACAGGGCTGGGCATTGAATCTCTGCCTGACAAAGTAGCTCTGCATATCAACGACACGCATCCCACACTGGTCATTCCGGAGCTGATGCGGATACTGATGGATGTGAACGGACTTGGCTGGGATCAGGCCTGGAGCATGACCACCCGGATGGTCTCCTACACCAACCACACCATTCTCAGCGAAGCGCTGGAGAAATGGCCGATCGGCATGGTGCGGGAGCTCCTGCCGCGCATCTTCCTCATTATCGAGGAGATCAATGCCCGCTTCTGCGGCGAGCTGATGAGCAAATATCCGGGGGATCAGAACCGGATTAATCAAATGGCGATCATTCATGATGACCAGGTGCGCATGGCCCATCTGGCCATTGTAGCCAGCCACAGCGTGAACGGTGTGGCTGCGCTGCATACGGAAATTCTGCAGAAGCGCGAAATGCGCCTCTTCAATGAGATGTACCCGCACCGCTTCAACAACAAAACGAACGGCATCACCCACCGGCGGTGGCTGCTTCATGCCAACCCTGAGCTGGCCGGACTGATCAATGAATCCATCGGCACACGCTGGGTTCATCATCCGCAGGAGATGATCGGCCTGATCAAATACAGCGAGGATGCTTCCTTCCAGCAGCAGGTGGCCGGCATTAAACGGCGTAATAAGCAGCGTCTGGCCGAGTACATCTTCAGCAAGCACGGGATTCAGGTAGATCCCGACTCGATCTTTGATGTGCAGGTAAAACGTCTGCATGCCTACAAGCGCCAGCTGCTGAATGTGCTCCATATTATGCACCTGTACAATCAGCTTAAGGATAACCCTTCCATGGATATGGTGCCGCGCACCTTTATCTTCGGAGCCAAGGCAGCGCCAAGCTATCACCTGGCGAAGCGGATCATCAAGCTGATCAACACTGTGGCCGATGTTGTCAACAAAGATCCGGAGATCAAGGGCAAAATCCGCATCTTTTTCCTCGAAAATTATTCGGTATCCCTGGCGGAGAAGATTATTCCGGCTGCCGACGTCAGCGAGCAGATCTCTACAGCCAGCAAGGAGGCCTCCGGCACCGGCAACATGAAATTCATGATGAACGGTGCGCTGACCATCGGAACGATGGATGGAGCCAATGTGGAGATGCATGAGATGGTCGGGGATAACAACATGTTCCTGTTTGGCTTGCGTGCCGAGCAGGTTATGGATTATTACCAGTACGGGGGCTATCATGCACGTGATATTTACAACGGGGACGGCCGTGTAAAGGAAGTACTGGACCAACTGGTTACGCCGGGTCCCATCTGCTGCAATACCCAGGAATTCGATACGCTGTACCAGTCGCTGATTGACAATAATGACGAGTTCTTCGTACTTAAGGATTTCGCTTCTTATGTCGAGACCCATGTCAATATTGACCTGGCCTACCGTAACCAGAAGGAATGGCTGAAGAAGTCCATCATTAATATCGGGCATTCCGGCAAGTTCTCCAGCGACAATACCATTGCCCGCTATGCATCCGAAATCTGGAACATTAGTCCGGTGCAGCTGTAG
- a CDS encoding GAF domain-containing protein translates to MFQAMPYDGTRSERYESVLSQLGALMEGEPNAIANLANASALLKFSLPDTNWAGFDLFDGKELVLGPFQGLPACIRIPLGKGVCGTAASERRTLVVGDVHAFPGHIACDEASNSEIVVPLVQGDRLLGVLDIDSPIKHRFDDEERRFLERFAGMVAEVIR, encoded by the coding sequence ATGTTTCAAGCCATGCCCTATGACGGCACACGCAGCGAGCGGTACGAATCCGTTCTAAGCCAGCTCGGCGCACTGATGGAAGGCGAGCCGAATGCCATTGCCAATCTGGCCAACGCCTCCGCACTCCTCAAATTCTCTCTGCCGGATACCAATTGGGCCGGCTTCGACTTATTCGACGGCAAGGAACTGGTGCTCGGCCCCTTTCAGGGCCTGCCCGCATGTATCCGGATCCCGCTGGGCAAAGGCGTCTGCGGCACAGCCGCAAGCGAGCGCCGCACACTGGTCGTCGGCGATGTGCATGCCTTCCCTGGACATATTGCCTGTGACGAGGCTTCCAATAGCGAAATCGTCGTCCCGCTGGTCCAAGGCGACCGCCTGCTGGGTGTACTCGATATCGACAGCCCGATCAAGCACCGCTTCGATGATGAAGAACGGCGTTTCCTGGAAAGGTTCGCCGGAATGGTTGCCGAAGTTATCCGCTGA